One region of Haladaptatus cibarius D43 genomic DNA includes:
- a CDS encoding tRNA pseudouridine(54/55) synthase Pus10 produces the protein MDVLSAARRVIDEGPVCDACLGRQFADRSFGLSNTERGHSLRMAVALEDDEDFEGFEKSGEECWVCEGLTNDFETYAEQVADALSGIDFETYQVGTRTPPLIDENESLLRDLADLPEATGELFKSEYNREVGKRVGKLTGTEVDFERPDVLALLNLERGDVDVQINPAFVFGRYRKLERDIPQTEWPCRECGGSGKQLAEGGGEEPCDYCGGDGYLYSKSVEELTTPPVLDAMDGKEALFHGAGREDVDALMLGTGRPFVIEIKKPKQRTPDTGTLEAAINEFADGQAEVEGLRLATHEMVERVKELDASKTYRAQVEFDAPVTEGELNGAIKELDGTTVEQYTPNRVDHRRANLTRVREVYDIDGHLEDETHGEIEIHGEGGLYIKELVSGDEGRTEPSLAGLLDVGAEVTALDVIGVEGEDEVFDEDEYLRE, from the coding sequence ATGGACGTACTTTCCGCGGCGCGGCGAGTCATCGACGAGGGGCCGGTGTGTGACGCCTGCCTCGGTCGCCAGTTCGCAGACCGGAGTTTCGGCCTGTCGAACACCGAACGCGGCCACTCGCTCCGCATGGCGGTCGCACTGGAGGACGACGAGGATTTCGAGGGCTTCGAAAAATCGGGCGAGGAGTGTTGGGTTTGTGAAGGACTCACGAACGATTTCGAAACATACGCAGAGCAAGTCGCAGACGCTCTCTCGGGTATCGACTTCGAGACGTACCAAGTCGGGACGCGCACCCCGCCGCTCATCGATGAAAACGAGTCGCTGCTCCGCGATTTGGCCGACCTGCCCGAGGCCACCGGCGAACTGTTCAAATCCGAGTACAACCGCGAGGTCGGCAAGCGCGTCGGCAAGCTAACAGGGACGGAAGTCGATTTCGAGCGACCGGACGTTCTCGCCCTCCTGAATCTGGAACGCGGCGATGTGGACGTGCAAATCAATCCCGCATTCGTCTTCGGACGCTACCGAAAACTGGAGCGCGATATTCCACAAACCGAGTGGCCCTGCCGGGAATGCGGCGGGTCGGGCAAGCAACTCGCCGAAGGCGGCGGCGAGGAACCCTGCGACTACTGCGGCGGCGACGGCTACCTCTACAGCAAGAGCGTGGAGGAACTGACGACGCCCCCCGTTCTCGACGCGATGGACGGCAAAGAGGCGCTGTTCCACGGCGCGGGCCGCGAGGACGTGGACGCTCTGATGCTCGGGACAGGCCGCCCGTTCGTCATCGAAATCAAGAAACCGAAACAACGCACCCCCGACACAGGGACGCTCGAAGCAGCAATCAACGAGTTCGCGGATGGACAGGCCGAAGTCGAAGGGCTTCGCCTCGCCACGCACGAGATGGTCGAACGTGTGAAGGAACTCGACGCGAGCAAGACCTACCGCGCGCAGGTAGAGTTCGACGCACCCGTCACCGAGGGCGAACTCAACGGTGCAATCAAGGAGCTGGACGGCACGACCGTCGAACAGTACACCCCGAACCGGGTTGACCACCGCCGAGCAAACCTGACTCGCGTGCGCGAAGTGTACGACATCGACGGCCATCTGGAGGACGAAACCCACGGCGAAATTGAGATTCACGGCGAAGGTGGTCTCTACATCAAGGAACTCGTGAGTGGTGACGAAGGTCGGACGGAACCGAGTTTGGCGGGTTTACTCGATGTGGGTGCCGAAGTGACCGCACTGGACGTAATCGGCGTGGAAGGCGAAGACGAGGTGTTCGACGAGGACGAATACCTACGAGAGTAG
- a CDS encoding CBS domain-containing protein, whose translation MDISDIATTDYFEIEAEERLGKARSIFEEENPKGIVVTEAGEYDGVITQKQLLQSHIEDQTKVATLTKPAPKIDLHDDVREVARALVEGGSKVAPIFEGDTVWGIIDEDMILDGVLDNLDALTVEQIYSENPVTIPEDATLGRVINLMREHSVSRLPVVNDDGFLTGMVTTHDIVDFVTRNEDKPTTGERTGDSDRMLDLPVYDVMNSPVESISLDMTVEDAVKKMFEMNYAGLVVTPDDDRVVGGVVTKTDVLRALTYTEEDHMDVQITNINLLDTISRQTIRESIQEITDKYKDMQVRHAHVRFHEHKEKLRGTPLIQCKIRLRTNRGQVAGSGEGYGAEQGFNVARDTLERNVLELKGVQSDREYEGQLLRKLNEL comes from the coding sequence ATGGATATCTCTGACATTGCGACCACCGACTACTTCGAAATCGAGGCCGAAGAGCGACTCGGGAAAGCGCGCTCGATATTCGAAGAGGAAAACCCAAAGGGCATCGTGGTCACCGAAGCGGGAGAGTACGATGGCGTCATCACGCAGAAACAGCTTTTGCAGTCACATATCGAAGACCAGACCAAAGTGGCGACGCTGACGAAACCCGCGCCGAAAATCGACCTGCACGACGACGTGCGCGAAGTCGCTCGCGCCCTCGTCGAAGGCGGGAGCAAGGTCGCACCTATCTTCGAGGGGGACACCGTCTGGGGGATCATCGACGAGGACATGATTCTCGACGGCGTTCTCGACAACTTAGACGCACTCACCGTCGAGCAGATTTACTCCGAGAACCCCGTCACGATTCCGGAGGACGCAACCCTCGGGCGCGTCATCAACCTCATGCGCGAACATAGTGTCTCCCGTCTCCCGGTCGTGAACGATGACGGTTTCCTCACCGGCATGGTCACGACCCACGACATCGTGGATTTCGTCACCCGGAACGAGGACAAGCCGACGACGGGCGAACGAACCGGGGACAGCGACCGAATGTTAGACCTGCCGGTGTACGACGTGATGAACAGTCCCGTCGAATCCATCTCGCTCGATATGACGGTCGAGGACGCGGTCAAGAAGATGTTCGAGATGAACTACGCCGGACTCGTGGTTACGCCGGACGACGACCGCGTGGTGGGCGGCGTCGTCACGAAAACCGACGTGCTTCGCGCGCTCACCTACACCGAGGAAGACCACATGGACGTGCAAATCACGAACATCAACCTCCTCGACACCATCTCTCGACAGACCATCCGAGAGAGCATCCAAGAAATCACGGACAAATACAAGGATATGCAGGTGCGCCACGCACACGTTCGCTTCCACGAACACAAGGAGAAACTCCGTGGCACGCCGCTCATCCAGTGTAAGATTCGTCTCCGAACCAATCGCGGGCAGGTCGCCGGATCGGGCGAAGGCTACGGCGCGGAACAAGGATTCAACGTCGCCCGCGACACGCTCGAACGCAACGTCCTCGAACTGAAAGGTGTCCAGAGCGACCGCGAGTACGAAGGCCAACTACTCCGGAAACTAAACGAACTGTAA
- a CDS encoding lycopene cyclase domain-containing protein has translation MFPDIGAVFGSYTYLATEVVFGSVALWLLLRADALSRAGKTIIALYPLGYVWDWYTLTIGVFSIPLRTGIEVAGIPIEEHLFIIVVPALVIGVHENLHRTTERAETGQ, from the coding sequence GTGTTTCCTGACATTGGCGCGGTGTTCGGTTCGTACACCTATCTCGCCACCGAGGTCGTTTTCGGGTCGGTTGCGCTCTGGTTACTCCTTCGGGCCGACGCACTGTCCCGTGCAGGCAAGACGATTATCGCGTTGTATCCTCTCGGTTACGTTTGGGACTGGTACACGCTAACCATCGGTGTCTTCTCCATTCCGCTCCGAACCGGTATCGAGGTGGCTGGGATTCCGATAGAAGAACATCTGTTCATCATTGTAGTGCCCGCACTCGTCATCGGCGTGCACGAAAATCTGCACCGGACAACGGAACGGGCGGAAACCGGTCAGTAA
- a CDS encoding DUF7344 domain-containing protein, which translates to MSTIGDSSGTGSSDTNNQSSESDSTVAEHVSDILESNGSREQRDAPLSRDMVFDVLKNQRRRYALHYLKQAEETVQLSDLAEQVAAWENDTTVDAISAAERKRVYTALYQSHLPKLDDAGIVDYNQNRGIVELATAADQLDPYLETNTRDDISWCKRYLGIAVAGFAVLTGAWLELPLLAGIADIALALLVVVAFTLVAVAHTYDARHAPSTGEQAPDISGE; encoded by the coding sequence ATGAGCACAATCGGTGACTCCTCTGGCACGGGGAGCAGCGACACCAATAATCAATCGAGCGAATCGGACTCAACGGTGGCCGAACACGTTTCAGACATACTCGAATCGAATGGGTCACGGGAGCAACGGGACGCTCCCCTCTCCCGCGATATGGTCTTCGACGTACTGAAAAATCAGCGACGACGGTATGCCCTGCACTATCTGAAGCAGGCCGAGGAAACCGTCCAGTTGAGCGACCTTGCGGAGCAGGTCGCGGCGTGGGAAAACGATACCACAGTTGATGCCATTTCCGCCGCCGAACGAAAACGAGTCTACACTGCTCTTTACCAATCCCACCTCCCGAAACTCGATGATGCAGGAATCGTAGATTACAACCAAAACCGGGGAATCGTCGAACTCGCCACTGCCGCCGACCAACTCGACCCCTATCTCGAAACCAACACACGGGACGACATCTCGTGGTGCAAACGATACCTCGGAATCGCAGTCGCCGGATTCGCCGTGCTTACCGGAGCATGGCTCGAACTACCGCTTCTCGCCGGAATCGCCGACATCGCCCTCGCCTTGCTCGTGGTCGTCGCATTCACGCTCGTCGCAGTTGCCCACACCTACGACGCCCGACATGCGCCCTCGACAGGCGAACAGGCACCGGATATTTCAGGCGAATAG
- the trpD gene encoding anthranilate phosphoribosyltransferase yields MQDYIEHVTTGHDLTLTQARDAASTVFDGATDAQIGALLTGLRAKGETETEIAGFAQGMRDAARTISPDRTPLVDTCGTGGDDYDTINVSTTSAIVASGAGVPVAKHGNYSVSSSSGSADVLDEVGVVVDSEPPAVERAIEQQGIGFMLAPVFHPAMKAVIGPRKELGMRTLFNVLGPLTNPAGADAQVVGVYDPDLVPVLARALAHMNVSHALVVHGSGMDEIAIHDETTVAEVEGGFIEEYTLTPEDLGVGRYDVTKVAGGTPQQNARDLRGIVEGTVGGAKRDIILANAGAAVYVSGRASSLEDGVEQAEQAIDSGNAEEKLDLMTRAISA; encoded by the coding sequence ATGCAGGACTACATCGAACACGTCACCACCGGACACGACCTCACACTCACGCAGGCCCGAGACGCGGCGAGCACCGTTTTCGACGGTGCGACCGACGCCCAAATCGGCGCGCTCCTCACCGGACTGCGCGCGAAAGGGGAGACAGAAACCGAAATCGCGGGCTTCGCGCAGGGCATGCGCGACGCCGCGCGGACGATTTCTCCCGACCGAACGCCGCTGGTGGACACCTGCGGCACGGGCGGCGACGATTACGACACCATCAACGTCTCCACGACCTCCGCAATCGTCGCCAGCGGCGCGGGCGTCCCGGTGGCCAAACACGGCAACTACTCGGTTTCTTCCTCCTCCGGCAGTGCCGACGTGCTGGACGAAGTCGGCGTCGTGGTCGATTCGGAACCGCCCGCAGTGGAACGCGCAATCGAACAGCAGGGAATCGGCTTCATGCTTGCGCCCGTCTTCCACCCCGCGATGAAGGCCGTCATCGGCCCGCGCAAGGAACTCGGCATGCGAACCCTGTTCAACGTCTTGGGACCGCTGACGAACCCGGCGGGGGCCGACGCGCAGGTCGTCGGCGTCTACGACCCCGACCTCGTTCCCGTGCTGGCCCGCGCACTCGCCCACATGAACGTTTCCCACGCTCTCGTAGTTCACGGGTCGGGAATGGACGAAATCGCCATCCACGACGAAACGACGGTCGCGGAAGTCGAGGGCGGTTTCATCGAAGAGTACACGCTCACGCCCGAAGACCTCGGCGTCGGTCGCTACGACGTGACAAAAGTCGCGGGTGGTACGCCTCAACAGAACGCCCGTGACCTCCGCGGTATCGTGGAGGGCACAGTCGGCGGCGCGAAACGGGACATCATTCTGGCGAACGCCGGGGCCGCGGTGTACGTCTCCGGCCGAGCCTCGTCCCTGGAGGACGGCGTTGAGCAGGCCGAGCAGGCAATCGACTCCGGGAATGCAGAGGAAAAACTCGACTTGATGACGAGGGCCATCTCGGCATGA
- a CDS encoding phosphoribosylanthranilate isomerase — MTRAKICGLTAEDDLHAAISAGADAIGLLVDVPVDSPREIGPLRAAELAREVPPFVTTVLVTMPETPEQTVEIAEIVEPDAVQVHGMGVGDLAYLSSSIDGNVIRAIDATTESPERYDTVADALLLDAGKAGGTGETHDWERARELVNSLDSPVILAGGLSPDNVGDAVEAVEPFAVDVASGVESGGGQKDHSAVESFIRNAKAPHEKSEPVLQR; from the coding sequence ATGACCCGAGCGAAAATCTGCGGCCTGACGGCGGAAGACGACCTCCACGCGGCCATCTCAGCAGGCGCGGACGCAATCGGTTTACTCGTGGACGTGCCAGTTGATTCGCCGCGGGAAATCGGCCCACTACGGGCCGCCGAACTCGCACGGGAAGTCCCTCCTTTCGTGACGACCGTTCTCGTGACGATGCCCGAAACGCCGGAACAGACGGTCGAAATCGCGGAAATCGTCGAACCCGACGCCGTGCAGGTTCACGGGATGGGCGTCGGCGACCTCGCCTATCTATCGTCCAGCATCGACGGGAACGTCATTCGAGCCATCGACGCGACGACCGAAAGTCCGGAACGCTACGACACGGTTGCCGACGCACTCCTCCTCGACGCCGGGAAAGCGGGCGGAACCGGCGAAACTCACGACTGGGAGCGCGCACGGGAGCTCGTGAACTCTCTCGACTCGCCAGTCATCCTCGCGGGAGGACTAAGTCCGGACAACGTCGGCGATGCGGTCGAAGCGGTTGAACCCTTCGCCGTGGACGTTGCGAGCGGGGTCGAATCGGGCGGCGGACAGAAAGACCACTCCGCGGTCGAATCGTTCATCAGGAACGCGAAAGCACCACACGAGAAATCGGAGCCAGTTCTACAACGATGA
- the trpE gene encoding anthranilate synthase component I: protein MKRDEFVAHADSDQPVVVHVETELDVDIDPLTAYSALGGNEYDFLLESADKVASSDPDGAFEPAGTATADQRARYSFVGYDPKAVVSVESDETEVQVLDDDWNHVVASEQDAEGDILDKLRNSLPDVERRGFPNVDGFSGGLVGFLAYDAVYDLWLEEQGIEHPETELPDAQFVLNTKTLVFDHVENSLSLVCTPVVSPEDEPSEVYDELVAEANRIAETLKSADEPNFGGYRPDEEIAGAQDEYEDAVRRAKEHVSAGDIYQGVISRKREIRGEIDPRGLYSALREVNPSPYMYLLGYEDRTIVGASPETLVSVRDGKIVSNPIAGTSSRGGSPMEDRRLAGELLADEKERSEHAMLVDLARNDVRRVSQSGSIRVEEFMNVIKYSHVQHIESTVTGTMAEDCDAFDAVRATFPAGTLTGAPKIRAMEIIHDLEETSRGVYGGGVGYISWTGDANFAIVIRTATIEHGQAGERDTVTVQAGAGIVADSDPTSEFEETEQKMGGVLSALETMEREPESQQKMEVSR from the coding sequence ATGAAGCGAGACGAGTTCGTTGCCCACGCCGACAGCGATCAGCCAGTCGTGGTTCACGTCGAAACCGAACTGGACGTGGACATCGACCCGTTGACCGCCTACTCCGCACTCGGCGGAAACGAGTACGATTTCCTCCTCGAAAGTGCCGACAAGGTCGCGTCCTCCGACCCGGACGGGGCGTTCGAACCCGCTGGAACCGCAACCGCCGACCAACGCGCGCGCTACTCCTTCGTCGGCTATGACCCGAAAGCGGTCGTGTCTGTCGAATCGGACGAAACAGAGGTGCAGGTGCTGGACGACGACTGGAACCATGTGGTAGCCAGCGAACAGGACGCCGAGGGCGATATTCTCGACAAACTCCGGAACTCGCTTCCGGACGTGGAGCGACGAGGATTCCCGAACGTGGACGGGTTTTCCGGCGGTCTGGTCGGGTTTCTGGCCTACGACGCGGTGTACGACCTCTGGCTGGAAGAACAGGGAATCGAGCATCCCGAGACGGAACTTCCCGATGCGCAGTTCGTCCTGAACACCAAGACACTCGTCTTCGACCACGTCGAAAACTCGCTTTCGTTGGTGTGTACGCCGGTCGTGTCGCCGGAAGACGAGCCGAGTGAGGTGTACGACGAACTGGTCGCGGAAGCGAATCGCATCGCCGAGACGCTCAAATCCGCGGACGAACCGAACTTCGGCGGATATCGACCGGACGAAGAGATTGCCGGGGCGCAAGACGAGTACGAAGACGCAGTGCGCCGGGCGAAAGAACACGTTTCCGCTGGCGACATCTATCAGGGTGTCATCTCTCGAAAGCGAGAGATTCGGGGCGAAATCGACCCGCGGGGGTTGTATTCGGCCTTGCGCGAGGTGAACCCCTCGCCGTACATGTACCTCCTCGGCTACGAGGACAGAACCATCGTCGGCGCGAGTCCGGAGACGTTGGTGTCGGTTCGGGATGGAAAAATAGTCTCGAACCCAATCGCCGGAACCAGTTCGCGCGGCGGGAGTCCGATGGAAGACCGGCGATTGGCGGGCGAACTCCTCGCGGATGAAAAGGAGCGATCGGAACACGCGATGCTCGTAGATTTGGCCCGCAACGACGTTCGCCGGGTTTCACAGTCCGGTAGCATCCGCGTCGAGGAGTTCATGAACGTCATCAAGTACAGCCACGTTCAGCACATCGAAAGCACCGTCACGGGAACCATGGCAGAAGACTGTGACGCCTTCGACGCAGTGCGGGCGACCTTCCCCGCAGGAACCCTAACCGGCGCGCCGAAAATCCGCGCGATGGAGATAATCCACGACCTCGAAGAAACTTCACGAGGCGTGTACGGCGGCGGCGTCGGTTATATCTCGTGGACTGGTGACGCCAACTTCGCCATCGTCATCAGAACCGCGACGATTGAGCACGGGCAAGCGGGCGAGCGGGATACAGTTACCGTACAGGCGGGCGCGGGAATCGTCGCGGACAGCGACCCGACGTCCGAGTTCGAGGAAACGGAACAGAAAATGGGTGGTGTGCTGTCGGCGCTGGAGACGATGGAACGTGAACCGGAATCTCAGCAGAAAATGGAGGTGTCCCGATGA
- the trpG gene encoding anthranilate synthase component II: MTRVLFVDNFDSFTYNLVEYAEEALRAQESGADSVSAVETEVVKNTASLDEIREKNPDVIIISPGPGHPENERDVGVTNDILRKLSPEIPTLGVCLGLEAAVYVYGGTIGRAPEPIHGKAFPVDHDETGAFDGLEQGFQAGRYHSLVSTAVPDSFDVSATTTHDGDELVMGVRHREHPIECVQFHPESVLTACGREIIENFLARYTNTPAA, translated from the coding sequence ATGACTCGCGTGCTGTTCGTGGACAACTTCGATTCGTTCACCTACAACCTCGTGGAGTACGCCGAAGAAGCGCTCAGGGCGCAAGAATCCGGTGCGGATTCGGTTTCAGCAGTCGAAACCGAGGTCGTGAAAAACACCGCCTCGCTCGACGAGATTCGGGAGAAAAATCCGGATGTAATCATCATCAGTCCCGGCCCGGGGCATCCGGAAAACGAACGAGACGTGGGCGTTACGAACGACATTCTGCGCAAACTCTCACCCGAAATCCCGACGCTGGGCGTCTGTCTGGGTTTGGAAGCCGCGGTGTACGTCTACGGCGGGACGATTGGACGCGCGCCGGAACCGATTCACGGCAAGGCGTTTCCGGTCGACCACGACGAAACCGGCGCGTTCGACGGCCTTGAACAGGGTTTTCAGGCGGGCCGGTACCATTCGCTCGTTTCGACTGCGGTTCCGGACTCCTTCGACGTGAGCGCGACGACAACCCACGACGGCGACGAACTGGTGATGGGTGTTCGCCACCGCGAACACCCAATCGAATGTGTCCAGTTCCATCCGGAGAGTGTGCTCACTGCGTGTGGGCGGGAGATAATCGAGAACTTCCTTGCGCGTTACACCAACACGCCCGCCGCGTAG